The genome window CCCAAGACCCCAACGACGAACCCGCCAGTGAACTCCTCAAAAAAATCGCCACTGAAAAAGCCGCCCTTATCAAATCCTGCAAAATAAAAAAGCAAAGAAAACTCCCCGCACTGGCTTCCGAGGAAAAAAGGCACGACATTCCGCATGAATGGATATGGTGCCGACTTACCGATGCTTATGACGTCAGAGACTGTCCAATAAGTCGCAAAACGGGTATTTTTTTCGGTTCTCACGCACTTTGTTAGCGCTTTTTCCAAAATCCTTCCTACTATAGGGAGTCGATGGAAAAAGATTCATATCCAAGCGACCTGTCTGACAACGAATGGAGCGTAGTTGAACCCCTGATACCGGGGCCTTCCAAGCTCGGCCGTCCCCCGCGTTACGACAAGAGGCACGTGCTCGACGGGATCTTCTACGTGGTCCGAAGCGGTATCGCATGGCGGATGATGCCCAAGGATCTGCCGCCTTGGCGGATTTGCTACCACTACTTCTCGAAATGGAAGGACGAGGGGATCTGGCTGAAGCTCCACGAGGAGCTTCGCGGGTTCGTTCGCTACCGCAGCGGTAAAAAAAAGCTCCAACTGCCGCGATCATCGACGCGCAAAGCGTGCGAGCTGCTGGCCACCCCGGCCTTCGCGGATATGATGCAGGAAAGAAGGTTAAGGGAATCAAGCGACATCTACTCGTGGACACGCTTGGACTCGTGCTTGTCTGCGTGGTCCACTCGGCGTCGATCCAGGACCGGGACGGAGCTCGACTGGTCCTAGCGAAACTGGAGACGGCCTTCGGGTGGATACGCAAGGTTTGGGCCGACGGCGGGTACGCCGGAAAGCTGGTCCAATGGGTATCCGAAATCTCCAGACACCGGAAAGTCGAGCTGGAAATTATCCGTCGCAGCGACAAGGCTGAGGGCTTCAAGCTGCTGCCACGTCGCTGGGTAGTCGAGCGGACCTTCGCTTGGCTCTCGCAGCAGGGCAGACTGGTTGTGGATCGCGAGACCAAAATCTGCTCTTCGGAAGCTATGATACACTTGGCAATGATAAGGCTCATGGTCAGAAGACTCGCAATTTAGGACTTATTGGACAGTCTCTTGGCGTGAATTCTAGAGAAGACCAGAGAATCCTGAATGAGCTGAACAAAGTTCAAATAGGACTATCACATTCGCTTAGCATTTTGACTCTATTTAAAGGCTTCTCTTCGGGCCCGAAGGGCGCAGTCCGGGCCATTAGAGTTGCCAGGGAGTCAATTTCGGAAATTTCGCAAAAATGCGATGGAGAGCAAACCCTCCAAGATTGTCCAAGAACTCAACCGGACACCGACATCGAACCGGCCGAGGAATCGAATGACAAGCAACTTA of Pelagicoccus enzymogenes contains these proteins:
- a CDS encoding IS5 family transposase (programmed frameshift), which encodes MEKDSYPSDLSDNEWSVVEPLIPGPSKLGRPPRYDKRHVLDGIFYVVRSGIAWRMMPKDLPPWRICYHYFSKWKDEGIWLKLHEELRGFVRYRSGKKKAPTAAIIDAQSVRAAGHPGLRGYDAGKKVKGIKRHLLVDTLGLVLVCVVHSASIQDRDGARLVLAKLETAFGWIRKVWADGGYAGKLVQWVSEISRHRKVELEIIRRSDKAEGFKLLPRRWVVERTFAWLSQQGRLVVDRETKICSSEAMIHLAMIRLMVRRLAI